The sequence CAACATCTAACTTTTCCCCCAAAACCCCTCTAACCAGTAGGGTCCCTTAGGGTTTCTTGTTTTTGCTGTACAAATTACAAAGGAaggatttttaggtttttttttacaCTACATTGCATCTTGGGTATGGAGGATTTGGACAAAAACAAGCTATTTTGTGGTGGGATTCCAAGGGAAACCACTGAGCAGATGCTTAAGGAGCATTTTTCTAAGTATGGAACTGTGGTTAGCTCTGTTATTGCTAAAGACCGTGAAACTGGTAGACCTAGAGGCTTTGCTTTTGTTTCCTTTTCTGATTCATCTGCAGTTGATAAAGCACTCCAAGATACCCATGAAATTCTTGGAAGAATGGTTTGTCTTCTAACCCCTCGTTGTTAATTTTGTTTCTCGGTCAAGTTTATgtttttacttgtttaattcttgttttttaGGACCCCCTTTTCTTTGCTTGTTCAATTggattttctaaaataaattctttCCGTTAATATTTGAGaaaaaagtcatttttttttttcatttttagaacGTAGTAACGCGTAGTAAAGCCATGCGGACCTGGAGCCCAAAGCGGACAATGTCACTACTGGGTTGGGCTGCTATACTTGTCATGTTGAGATAAAAATGTAAAGATGGAAGTTGTTGCTCTGTTTTGTGGCTATCTTTGTTGCTGATACATATATGTATGTTCTGTTATACAAAAGGTGAAGTCTTTTTTATGGTGTATCAACTTCAATTGGCTACCTAAGGCTAGATGTTTGGTTAACCTTTTTAGTTGGGCTAACCTCTCTCATGTAAATAACTCTGATGTATTTTTGGACTTTTTCCGCTCTCTAGTTTTGaacacttcaattgtaaatgAGCTGAGAAACTTTGTTTTGTAATctttttgcatcttcttgatgcctttgTGATATCCTGCTTACTCGTCAAAAAGGTGAAGTCTTTTTTTTGCTTATTGATCTGTGGTATATTATGTCATTTATAGGTAGAGGTGAAAAAAGCCATACCCAGAAGTGAACAACACcaacaacagagtcaacaacaacaacaacaaaatagtaGGGGGTTGAATTGGAATAGTAGAACTAATGGTAGAAGCAATGATCAGTTTAGGACCAAGAAGATCTTTGTAGGGGGTTTATCAGCTAACTTAACTAAGGAAGACTTCAAGAGTTACTTTGAAAGATTTGGTAGGATTACAGATGTTGTTGTGATGCATGACAATGTTACCCATCGACCAAGGGGATTTGGTTTTATTACCTTTGATTCAGAGGATGCAGTTGAGGAGGTTATGCAGAAGAATTTCCATGAGTTAAGTGGCAAGCTTGTGGAGGTGAAAAGGGCTATACCAaaagatgaaaatagcaatagtaGTAATGGTTATCATGCTAGAGTAGGTAACGGAAGTGGTTCTAACTATAACGCTTACCAACAAGGGATGTATCCTTCTTACAGTCCTAGATATGTATATTGTTGTGGGCCTGTCTCAGGTTATGGGAATGTTGCGGGATATCCTTATGGAGTTGGAACTTTTGGAGGTAATTACCCTGCTGGAGCATACCCTGGAATTGGTTATGGTATCACTTCTTTGGTGCCGCCTAGGGGTCCTTGGAATAACCCCACGATGACCGGTCTGAGGGGAAATAGTCCATTGCCTTATGGCAGTACCGGAGCAATCTATCCCACCTACATAAATGGTGGCATCGGAGTGATGGGTGTGGCTACTAATGGATATGGAGGGATTTTGGGTGCTGCGGTAAATGAGAAATCCGGTCAAGTTAGTGTTAGAGATGCTCAAGGGGTGTCTGATTAGGTACCTATACTAATTAGATGGGGAACTGTAGATATCAATTCTTTTATTCTGCTGGAAGCTTCAGTGCTGCTGCTACCAAACAGAGTGAAAAGGTAATGAGGAGCGACTTAAGCCTTATTATGCTGGTCATTCTAACCGACTGCTTGACTGAATGTGGATATGATGACAAGTTAGAGATTCTCATGCTGACCAATTGAGGCTGTCTTCTGTCTTTTATTCTCTTTTACTTTTATGACTGTTGCGTGTGATgtaccttttcttttttaaactcaTTTGCGTAGATTCAGACAGCTGTATTATATTCTTTTAAAGTTTTATTTCGCATGTGTGTTGCCTCTGTTGTCCATCTGAGTGTGATTGCTTCCATTTTTATGGGTTTCATTTTTTGGTCATAGTTGTGAAGTCATGTTGTTTGTACACGTATTTACGATGGCCCTTCCTTCTGTCTGATTATGCCTCCCTCTCCTTTCTTCTTGTTTTGCCACCTTCTTTTCGATTCCCTTTTATTCTTGCCTTATATTTTGTATTTCGTGGTGTCTAAAGTTGTTACTAGCTTAGGAAAAATCATAGTACAGGTATATTGGCCATCTTGAAGTTGAGGATTGAGCTGTCTTCTTACCTGTCAATCATGCTGTTCTTCAGCATGTCGTAAACTTAGCTGAGGGGAGACTACGCTACTGCTTTTAGGTGCATGTATGTCATCAACCATCGTTTAATTTTTGTGTGTATGCTTCAGCTCGGAAACAGCTTCTCTGCcccatcggggtaggggtaaggtctgcgtacacactacccttcccagaccccacttggtgggattttactgggtaattattgttgttgttgttgcttcagCTGAAAACATTTACTGTAAAATAGGTAGTAAAGAAGAGAATTTGCAGGTTGACGTCTAGCAATCTTTCTTGGATCATCCCAGTAGTAAACGACGTATTTGATTAATAAAAATGAGAGTTGAAGGAAAACTCTACTTTAGTTTCCTCAGCAACTTAAGGCATATAGAAAACTGTACATTTTCAGCTGAGTTCTATTTGAATGAACAGCAAGAGTGATGCATATATGCTCATTGCCTAGAGATGTTGTCTTCCACATTTTCTTTCTGCTTACTATTTACTAATTGCCTATAAATCTTTACACTTTAGTTGCCTAACTCCTTAAACCACCTTATCGCATGagtttggatatatatatatatatatatatatatatatatatatatatatatatatataatttttttatttaaatcattttGGCGGATTCCAACTTCGTCAATGCGTGGTTGAGTGACAAAATGATGAACAGAGACTGAATGTGGAGTGAGAAAATTCTCTCggttgtttcttcttttttttcttccagGGCGGCTATGTGACTGCAAATATTATGATAGAGAAGTTTAAAGCCTTTTGGTAAATAAGTACATTTTTTTTCGACTTTGGTAACATGTTCGACATTGGAAGTTTAAAAAACATATTATCATTATCCCCAACATCTTATGTTTCTGATGGTTTGAGTATAGAAAAAAAGAATTGTAGAGTGCTGAAACATCAGTGTAAATTGTAACGTAGAGTCGGTCAGCGAGGAGCAACATGGAACAAGCTATTCTTGCCTTTTCCTCTTGTTCAAACAAGTAGtgtgcaaataattaattttatttacttgtttcgttttagttttagttttagtTTTGTTCTATCCAGCAGTACTCCTGCATTATTTTTATCTCTATCTAAGATGCTAGTAGTTGTTCCTAATACATCTCTATCATCAAGAGGGAAAAATGTGAAAGATTGCTTCATTTCTACTTCTCAGCGGCACAAGAAAAGGGAAGAATAAAAAGTGAAAAATACGTAAAGAGAAAAGTATTATACTTTCTTACACCCTAATATTGGTCAATTGAAAATCTGATTTTACTCTCTTCCTTTTCCTTCTCTATTCCAAGCAAACCATAGAAAATCAAAATAGTTCTCTCAAGAAGCAAATGATAATCAATTAATTCGTTACTTAGCAATTGACAATATCGATAGAAAAGAAAAGGTAGATATGCGGCTCTTgcagaaaaatagaaaaacatgGCTTCGTAAGTTCCTGTCACACTAAAATAGGTACTTTGCTATTGGCAAAAGTTTAGATTAAGACGTTGACACATGAGAATTTACTTTTTGTTAGGAATAATTtatacattggatgctacattggatgcatatgttgtgaataacttaaagattaaatttcctactttatgtccatcatctttactttttatgcctataaaaggtcatgtaattgcaatggaaaaaaatacaccaaagtgaaagaagaaaacacttctcctttctttctatctcttcttatttacattttactgcattgcttttattttataacacgttatcagcacgaaactctaattttattcttaactcccgctaagttgagccatattttattaaggtatgtatcattataatcattttatttatggcagtacatatcatatgctcactgtttgcagattacttgtgcgcttgggcatcttaaatagtttaagtacattgcagtgataaaataactatttccttc is a genomic window of Nicotiana tabacum cultivar K326 chromosome 16, ASM71507v2, whole genome shotgun sequence containing:
- the LOC107803798 gene encoding RNA-binding protein 1, producing MEDLDKNKLFCGGIPRETTEQMLKEHFSKYGTVVSSVIAKDRETGRPRGFAFVSFSDSSAVDKALQDTHEILGRMVEVKKAIPRSEQHQQQSQQQQQQNSRGLNWNSRTNGRSNDQFRTKKIFVGGLSANLTKEDFKSYFERFGRITDVVVMHDNVTHRPRGFGFITFDSEDAVEEVMQKNFHELSGKLVEVKRAIPKDENSNSSNGYHARVGNGSGSNYNAYQQGMYPSYSPRYVYCCGPVSGYGNVAGYPYGVGTFGGNYPAGAYPGIGYGITSLVPPRGPWNNPTMTGLRGNSPLPYGSTGAIYPTYINGGIGVMGVATNGYGGILGAAVNEKSGQVSVRDAQGVSD